A single window of Nicotiana sylvestris chromosome 5, ASM39365v2, whole genome shotgun sequence DNA harbors:
- the LOC104238931 gene encoding uncharacterized protein encodes MIKSVLDGLIDHSQSAFIEGRVDLRKTYDTLEWSFLRKMLVDLGFPFKADFESIKILYAAFHRFSVVFGLQENVNKSAIYMAGISQVEKQEILAILGFTEGKLPFKYLGIHLDFKKLAIFVLPKKVMKAIEAICKTFLMTCTATISKKALVAWEKVCRPIAAAGLNILDIKIWNKAAIIKHLWDITRKKDCLWLR; translated from the exons ATGATTAAATCTGTTCTTGATGGGTTGATTGATCACTCTCAATCAGCATTCATTGAGGGAAGA GTGGATCTGAGAAAAACTTATGATACTCTGGAATGGAGTTTTCTTAGGAAAATGCTTGTTGATCTGGGGTTTCCATTCAA AGCTGATTTTGAGTCCATCAAGATCCTATATGCTGCCTTCCACAGATTCTCAGTTGTCTTTGGTTTACAGGAAAATGTCAACAAAAGTGCTATATACATGGCTGGAATTTCTCAAGTTGAAAAACAGGAAATCCTTGCTATATTGGGTTTCACTGAAGGAAAGCTTCCATTCAAATACTTGGGGATTCATTTAGATTTTAAGAAGTTAGCG ATATTTGTTCTTCCAAAGAAGGTGATGAAAGCAATTGAAGCAATATGCAAAACATTCCTAATGACTTGTACTGCTACTATCTCAAAGAAGGCACTAGTAGCTTGGGAAAAGGTGTGCAGACCAATAGCTGCTGCAGGACTCAATATACTAGACATAAAAATATGGAACAAAGCAGCAATTATAAAACATCTATGGGACATAACAAGGAAGAAGGACTGCTTATGGCTAAGGTAG